One window from the genome of Pelodictyon luteolum DSM 273 encodes:
- a CDS encoding zinc metallopeptidase → MFYFDPLYFVFALPPMLLGLWAQFRVKSTFKKYALVRTGSGINGAEAARRILERGGIATVSVEATRGMLSDHYDPRHKALRLSEDVYSQASIAAVGVAAHEAGHALQDKTRYFPLQIRSLMVPAVSIGSNVGPLLFMAGIFLAGTIGTTLAWAGIILFGSTALFALVTLPVEIDASRRAKALLVSQGIVSPAEMQGVNAVLNAAALTYVAAAAQAVMQLVYFLSIMNRRD, encoded by the coding sequence ATGTTTTATTTTGATCCGCTCTATTTTGTTTTCGCACTTCCCCCGATGCTGCTCGGCCTGTGGGCCCAGTTCCGGGTCAAATCAACTTTCAAAAAATATGCACTGGTACGCACCGGCTCGGGCATAAACGGTGCCGAGGCTGCGCGGCGCATTCTGGAGCGCGGCGGCATCGCAACGGTGAGTGTAGAGGCTACACGCGGCATGCTTTCGGACCATTACGACCCCCGCCACAAGGCGCTCCGCCTGAGTGAAGATGTCTATAGCCAGGCAAGCATCGCCGCCGTCGGTGTGGCGGCCCATGAGGCAGGCCACGCATTGCAGGATAAAACCCGATACTTCCCGCTGCAGATCCGCTCCCTCATGGTGCCGGCCGTCTCCATCGGCAGCAATGTCGGCCCGCTTCTCTTCATGGCAGGGATATTCCTTGCCGGAACCATCGGCACAACGCTTGCCTGGGCGGGCATCATCCTGTTCGGCTCGACGGCGCTCTTCGCACTGGTGACACTGCCGGTGGAGATTGATGCAAGCCGCAGGGCCAAAGCGCTGCTGGTATCGCAGGGCATCGTCTCACCCGCAGAAATGCAGGGTGTCAATGCGGTGCTCAACGCCGCAGCATTGACCTATGTGGCGGCAGCCGCACAGGCCGTCATGCAGCTGGTCTATTTCCTTTCCATCATGAACCGCCGCGACTGA